The following are encoded in a window of Ruficoccus amylovorans genomic DNA:
- a CDS encoding flotillin family protein, which produces MNILIWVGIAFAALVFFGVAITRLYKRSSKEIAFVRTGLGGEKVILDGGAIKLPVFQEIVAVNMRTLRLQVDRKNEDGLITADRMRVDVTAEFYVRVRPEKESIAKAAQTLGDRTLQPEMLKELLQGKFVDALRAVAAGLSMEQLHEQRAEFVQSVQSSVSEDLLKNGLELESVSLTALDQTGRAYFKEDNAFDAQGLAKLTLITEAKREERNRIEQDTRVKIETKNLEAARQSFHIKRDEEMARLDQEREVAFATASQEALVATEKATRKREAEESRIVQEQKEKEAAITADQAIKERDIHAKRQVEEADIERHQSVEIKKQTADIAVAKKSEEQSGAEAEAAKARALMVREEENVVTVRQTSVANREKEIQLIKAREAAEKDAIDVKVAAEAEKQAALDKAEAAVTEAKAQAERIRIVAEADHKRLEVEAYGEKAINEAKNLLSQEIISFEIRKILAQVAPQIIEASVKPMEKIDSIKIVSTNGFHIPGSNGGGNGGTADGSGSLAPATGGMPNQLMESLLAYRMNSPIVDKLLHELGIDPSRPGGLSSDLADALDGGREKSKKS; this is translated from the coding sequence ATGAATATCTTGATCTGGGTCGGCATCGCCTTTGCCGCACTTGTCTTCTTCGGTGTCGCTATCACTCGGCTTTACAAGCGCTCCTCCAAGGAAATCGCCTTCGTGCGAACCGGCCTTGGCGGGGAGAAAGTCATCCTCGACGGCGGGGCGATCAAGCTCCCTGTCTTTCAGGAAATCGTCGCTGTCAACATGCGCACGCTCCGCCTCCAGGTGGACCGCAAAAACGAGGACGGCCTCATCACCGCGGACCGCATGCGTGTGGACGTGACGGCGGAGTTTTACGTTCGGGTGCGCCCGGAGAAGGAATCCATCGCCAAGGCCGCACAGACCCTTGGCGACCGCACGCTCCAGCCGGAGATGCTCAAGGAGCTGCTGCAAGGCAAGTTCGTCGATGCGCTCCGCGCCGTGGCCGCCGGGCTGAGCATGGAGCAGTTGCACGAGCAGCGGGCTGAGTTTGTCCAGTCCGTGCAGTCGTCCGTCAGCGAGGACTTGCTCAAGAACGGTCTCGAACTCGAATCGGTCTCGCTGACCGCACTCGACCAGACCGGTCGCGCCTACTTTAAGGAGGACAACGCCTTTGACGCGCAGGGTCTGGCCAAGCTCACGCTCATCACCGAAGCCAAGCGCGAGGAGCGCAACCGCATCGAGCAGGACACCCGCGTGAAGATTGAGACGAAGAACCTCGAAGCGGCCCGGCAGAGCTTCCACATCAAGCGCGACGAGGAGATGGCCCGTCTCGACCAGGAGCGGGAGGTCGCCTTTGCCACGGCCTCGCAGGAGGCGCTTGTGGCCACGGAAAAGGCCACCCGCAAGCGCGAGGCCGAGGAGTCCCGCATCGTGCAGGAACAGAAGGAAAAAGAAGCCGCGATTACAGCCGATCAGGCGATTAAGGAGCGGGACATTCATGCCAAGCGTCAGGTCGAGGAGGCCGACATCGAGCGGCACCAGTCGGTTGAAATCAAAAAGCAGACCGCCGACATTGCCGTGGCCAAGAAGTCCGAAGAGCAGTCCGGTGCCGAGGCTGAGGCCGCGAAGGCCCGCGCCCTCATGGTCCGCGAAGAGGAAAACGTCGTCACCGTGCGCCAGACTTCCGTGGCCAACCGCGAAAAGGAAATCCAGTTGATCAAGGCCCGCGAAGCCGCCGAAAAGGACGCCATCGACGTGAAGGTCGCCGCCGAAGCCGAGAAGCAGGCCGCCCTCGACAAGGCCGAGGCCGCCGTGACCGAGGCCAAGGCGCAAGCCGAGCGTATCCGCATCGTGGCTGAGGCCGACCACAAGCGTCTGGAGGTCGAGGCTTACGGCGAGAAGGCGATCAACGAGGCCAAGAACCTGCTCAGCCAGGAGATCATCAGCTTCGAGATCCGCAAGATCCTCGCCCAGGTCGCGCCGCAGATCATCGAGGCCAGCGTCAAGCCGATGGAAAAGATCGACAGCATCAAGATCGTTTCCACCAACGGATTTCACATCCCCGGATCGAATGGCGGAGGAAACGGTGGCACTGCCGACGGCTCGGGGTCGCTGGCCCCGGCCACGGGCGGGATGCCCAACCAGTTGATGGAATCGCTGCTGGCCTATCGGATGAACTCGCCCATCGTGGACAAGTTGCTGCATGAGCTGGGGATCGATCCTTCCCGTCCAGGTGGCCTGTCCAGCGACTTGGCCGATGCCCTTGACGGGGGACGGGAGAAGTCGAAAAAATCCTGA
- a CDS encoding DUF481 domain-containing protein has translation MLSLFPLLAQGTESAAMPHDVYTAGETPVVELPSWIPAGVDPNSNDDWIELTSGEVLRGEIKRMYDEDLIFNSDKLGDLTLDWDDIRQVYSKRPLSMRLNNRTTITGNVSLKDNNVVITEANGTELVYSREEVVSLVTAKDSELKRWNFEVSLGVDIQSGNTNEVSYSASVDIKRRTALTRFSIDYLGNYSKNDGVENSNNHRASSYFDYFWDKDLFFRPVFIQYYRDPFQNLDFQGLIGLGAGYQIVKDSDFEWDVVAGPGFQYNIYNNVQPGENKSDSSPAGMLTTTFSYDVTDDVTLKGNYQFIVTDKSSGLFTTNFTTTLSYEINDIFDINTSLIWNRIQNPTPNANGTLPKRNDLNLILGLGISY, from the coding sequence ATGCTAAGTCTGTTTCCGTTGCTGGCACAGGGCACGGAATCGGCGGCCATGCCGCATGACGTCTATACCGCCGGGGAGACCCCCGTGGTCGAGCTGCCCTCATGGATCCCCGCCGGAGTCGACCCGAACAGCAATGACGACTGGATCGAACTGACCTCGGGCGAAGTCCTGCGCGGCGAGATCAAACGCATGTACGACGAAGACCTCATCTTTAACAGCGACAAGCTCGGCGATCTCACACTGGACTGGGACGACATCCGGCAGGTTTACAGCAAACGACCCTTGAGCATGCGGCTGAACAACCGTACGACCATCACCGGCAACGTCAGCCTCAAGGACAATAACGTCGTCATCACTGAGGCCAACGGCACCGAACTGGTTTACAGCCGTGAGGAAGTCGTCTCCCTCGTCACGGCCAAGGACAGCGAACTCAAGCGCTGGAACTTCGAAGTCAGCCTCGGCGTCGATATCCAGAGCGGCAACACCAACGAGGTTTCCTACAGCGCCAGTGTGGACATCAAGCGCCGCACCGCCCTGACCCGCTTCTCCATCGACTACCTCGGCAACTACTCCAAGAACGACGGCGTCGAAAACTCCAACAACCATCGCGCCAGCAGCTACTTCGACTACTTCTGGGACAAGGACCTTTTCTTCCGCCCCGTCTTCATCCAGTACTACCGCGACCCCTTTCAGAACCTCGACTTCCAGGGGCTCATCGGGTTGGGTGCCGGTTATCAGATCGTGAAGGATTCCGACTTCGAATGGGATGTCGTGGCCGGTCCGGGCTTTCAGTACAACATTTATAACAATGTGCAGCCTGGCGAAAACAAAAGCGACAGCAGCCCCGCCGGCATGCTGACCACGACCTTCAGCTACGACGTCACCGATGATGTCACCCTGAAGGGCAACTACCAGTTCATCGTCACCGATAAGTCCTCGGGCCTGTTCACCACGAACTTCACCACGACCCTCTCCTACGAGATCAACGACATCTTTGACATCAACACCTCGCTCATCTGGAACCGCATCCAGAACCCGACCCCGAACGCCAACGGCACCCTGCCCAAGCGCAACGACCTCAACCTCATCCTCGGACTCGGCATCAGCTACTAG
- a CDS encoding sialate O-acetylesterase, whose translation MKRLRPLLYLVLINLVATFASSPLTAAELRLPSIFSDHMVVQRDAKVPVWGWADPGAEVTVSFKDQNATAKAADNGHWRLDLTPLKADASPAVMTITSGGKTLTVKDVLVGEVWLCSGQSNMEWPVERADNAAQEIAQANWPLIRHIKAPRDPQPLPQDDTKAAWEVCSPETVKSFSAVGYYFGRRLHQELDVPVGLINCSWGGTRIEPWTPLNGFAAVPQLKSLYQTVLAKQPSSDSYRKIASDYIADMEKWLAQAQKSYASEGALPPSPVFPDAIKPYTDRQDPTTLYNGMMSPFVPFGINGSIWYQGEANRGDGMEYFYKTKALLDGWRQNWERPELPYYYVQIAPYKGYSGDANILPLFWEAQAAIEKQIPNTGMVVVSDIGNIDNIHPTNKQDVGLRLANMALKRQFGRTDLIDMGPRFADIAIKDGKVFLRFDHVADGLKSRDGKPLNEFQITGPGQNWTTATARIVSADTIELSSPEVPNPSAARFGWNKIGTPNLMNSAGLPAAPFRAGDEPDPLSVRPNPADLEGYELVYEMDLTKLAPKIQYGVDRHNELTGSFDRVAYLVEMGKSPESSQWVLVSMDAFTKDISKIGIPALDSKASFQQAVSNLSVRSNVAGVPTGDGFKGNLEFWPNNYSPVNSANIPGASNDRFDNGDRPDGSRPDGYGSMQVHLSDPVFTVFALNSWKNGNNADLGIGTNTASGQHADWTFTKSASQYPYKQLKVLVRPK comes from the coding sequence GTGAAACGATTACGACCCCTTCTGTATCTTGTTTTGATCAACCTGGTGGCGACGTTCGCGTCCTCGCCCCTGACCGCCGCCGAGCTGCGCTTGCCCTCGATTTTCAGCGACCACATGGTCGTGCAGCGCGACGCCAAAGTCCCCGTCTGGGGCTGGGCCGACCCCGGAGCGGAAGTTACCGTCAGTTTCAAAGACCAGAACGCCACCGCCAAAGCGGCCGATAACGGCCATTGGCGGCTCGACCTGACCCCACTCAAGGCAGACGCCTCTCCCGCCGTCATGACCATCACCAGCGGGGGCAAGACCCTCACGGTCAAGGACGTGCTCGTGGGAGAAGTCTGGCTCTGCTCCGGCCAGTCGAACATGGAATGGCCTGTCGAACGTGCGGACAATGCCGCCCAGGAAATCGCCCAGGCCAACTGGCCGCTGATCCGCCACATCAAGGCCCCGCGCGATCCGCAACCCCTTCCGCAGGACGACACCAAGGCAGCCTGGGAAGTCTGTTCGCCGGAAACGGTCAAGAGCTTCAGCGCCGTCGGCTACTACTTTGGACGGCGACTGCACCAGGAGTTGGATGTCCCCGTCGGGCTCATCAACTGCTCCTGGGGCGGTACCCGGATCGAACCCTGGACCCCGCTGAACGGCTTTGCCGCCGTCCCGCAGCTCAAGTCCCTCTACCAGACCGTCCTCGCCAAGCAGCCCTCCAGCGACAGCTACCGCAAGATCGCCAGCGACTATATCGCGGATATGGAAAAATGGCTCGCCCAGGCGCAAAAGAGCTACGCGTCCGAGGGCGCGCTTCCGCCGTCCCCGGTCTTCCCCGACGCGATTAAGCCCTACACCGACCGACAGGACCCGACGACCCTTTACAACGGCATGATGTCGCCCTTCGTTCCCTTTGGTATCAACGGCTCGATCTGGTATCAGGGCGAAGCCAACCGTGGCGACGGCATGGAGTATTTTTACAAGACCAAGGCTCTCCTCGACGGCTGGCGGCAGAACTGGGAACGACCCGAACTGCCCTATTACTATGTACAGATTGCGCCCTACAAGGGCTACAGCGGCGACGCCAACATCCTTCCTCTCTTCTGGGAGGCCCAGGCGGCCATTGAAAAGCAGATCCCCAATACCGGCATGGTCGTGGTGAGTGACATCGGCAACATCGACAACATCCACCCCACGAACAAACAGGACGTCGGCCTGCGACTGGCCAACATGGCCCTCAAACGCCAGTTCGGTCGCACCGACCTGATCGACATGGGGCCGCGCTTTGCCGACATCGCCATCAAGGATGGCAAGGTCTTCCTGCGCTTCGACCATGTGGCCGACGGCCTCAAGTCCCGTGACGGCAAGCCCCTGAACGAGTTCCAGATTACCGGCCCCGGCCAGAACTGGACCACGGCCACGGCCCGCATCGTCTCGGCCGACACCATCGAGCTTTCCTCCCCCGAGGTCCCCAACCCGAGCGCCGCCCGCTTTGGCTGGAACAAAATCGGCACCCCCAACCTGATGAACAGCGCCGGGCTGCCCGCCGCCCCCTTCCGCGCGGGTGACGAACCGGACCCGTTGAGCGTCCGCCCGAACCCTGCCGACCTCGAAGGCTACGAACTGGTGTACGAAATGGACCTGACCAAGCTCGCCCCCAAGATCCAGTACGGCGTTGACCGTCACAACGAGCTCACCGGCTCCTTTGACCGCGTCGCCTACCTCGTGGAGATGGGGAAGAGCCCCGAAAGCTCGCAGTGGGTGCTCGTTTCCATGGATGCCTTCACCAAGGACATTTCCAAGATCGGCATCCCCGCCCTTGACTCAAAGGCGAGCTTCCAGCAAGCCGTTTCCAACCTCAGCGTCCGCAGCAACGTCGCTGGAGTTCCCACCGGCGACGGATTCAAGGGTAACCTTGAGTTCTGGCCCAACAACTACAGCCCGGTCAACAGCGCAAACATTCCCGGAGCCAGCAACGACCGCTTCGACAACGGTGACCGGCCTGACGGCAGCCGCCCCGACGGCTACGGCAGCATGCAGGTCCACCTGAGCGACCCGGTCTTCACGGTCTTCGCCCTCAACAGTTGGAAAAACGGCAACAATGCCGACCTCGGCATCGGCACCAATACCGCCTCCGGCCAACACGCCGACTGGACCTTCACCAAGAGCGCCAGCCAGTATCCCTACAAGCAGCTCAAGGTGCTTGTCCGGCCCAAATAA
- a CDS encoding FAD-dependent oxidoreductase translates to MKTDNRLPQETLHADICVVGGGMTGLIAAVAAARRGCSVVLVHDRPVLGGNASSEIRMWICGAHGQNNKETGLLEEIQLCNQLRNPQGTYSVWDSVLFEYGRMTPGLNTLLNCSCLDAQTEDGRLVSIDAWQLTTQTRYRIHADIFIDSSGDSILAPLSGAETRSGRESREEFDESLAPLKSDLKTMGNTLLLQLEETPFPQSFTPPRWAYHFDENSNLPSRVGTGFGHNFWWLELGGLGNTITDTETYRDELYKAAWGVWDYMKNRGPQAEKLANWRLGWLGALPGKRENRRYLGDHVLTQNDIDAGGLFEDIVAYGGWSMDDHHPAGLYYPGKATIFHPAPSPYGIPLRSLYSRNIQNLFCAGRNISATHCALSSSRVMGTCSIIGQAVGTAAVLCHRRSIRPGQITGPVLKELQQMLMEDDCWLPGLVRPAPAPMADASLNAESGEVRRLLDGHERIMGKEDHAWEAPAGTPLTVSWDSPRKLECLRLVFDSDLNDSKRLPERYRLQERHCSMPKQLVRDYRIEVQTPSGQWETVHHETENRRRLAVLPLQREIRGLRFTGEAAWGDSPIRVFSLEAHDTPLPLSREPAPGASWVEVIAGIDPEDLKEPDHGLEKDHPHPSRVGA, encoded by the coding sequence ATGAAAACCGACAACCGCTTACCCCAGGAAACCCTTCACGCCGATATCTGCGTCGTCGGCGGAGGCATGACCGGCCTCATCGCCGCTGTCGCTGCCGCCCGCCGCGGCTGCTCCGTCGTGCTCGTCCACGACCGCCCCGTGTTGGGCGGCAACGCCTCCTCCGAGATCCGCATGTGGATCTGCGGCGCACACGGCCAGAACAACAAGGAAACCGGCCTGCTGGAGGAAATCCAGCTCTGCAACCAGCTTCGCAACCCGCAGGGAACTTACTCGGTCTGGGATTCGGTCCTCTTCGAATACGGCCGCATGACGCCCGGCCTCAACACCCTGCTCAACTGCTCCTGTCTCGACGCGCAGACCGAGGACGGACGGCTCGTCTCCATCGACGCCTGGCAGCTCACCACTCAGACCCGCTACCGCATCCACGCGGACATCTTTATCGACTCCTCCGGCGACTCCATCCTCGCTCCCCTCTCCGGAGCCGAAACTCGCAGCGGGCGCGAGAGCCGCGAGGAGTTCGACGAGTCACTCGCCCCGCTCAAGTCCGACCTCAAGACCATGGGCAACACCCTCCTGCTCCAGTTGGAGGAGACGCCCTTCCCGCAGTCCTTCACACCGCCGCGCTGGGCCTACCACTTTGACGAAAACTCCAACCTGCCCTCCCGAGTCGGGACCGGCTTTGGCCACAATTTCTGGTGGCTCGAACTGGGCGGCCTCGGCAACACCATCACCGACACCGAGACCTACCGCGATGAACTGTACAAGGCCGCCTGGGGCGTGTGGGACTACATGAAAAACCGCGGCCCCCAGGCCGAGAAACTCGCCAACTGGCGGCTGGGCTGGCTCGGCGCGCTTCCGGGCAAGCGGGAAAACCGCCGCTACCTCGGCGACCACGTGCTGACCCAGAACGACATCGATGCGGGCGGATTATTCGAAGACATCGTGGCCTACGGCGGCTGGAGCATGGACGACCACCACCCCGCCGGGCTCTACTATCCCGGCAAGGCGACGATTTTCCACCCCGCGCCCTCTCCTTACGGCATTCCCCTGCGCAGCCTCTACTCGCGCAACATACAGAACCTCTTCTGCGCCGGGCGCAATATCTCGGCCACCCACTGCGCCCTGTCCTCCAGCCGTGTCATGGGCACCTGCTCCATCATCGGGCAGGCCGTCGGGACCGCCGCCGTGCTCTGTCACCGCCGCTCTATCCGGCCCGGACAAATTACCGGCCCGGTGTTGAAGGAGCTTCAGCAGATGCTGATGGAAGACGACTGCTGGCTGCCCGGCCTCGTCCGCCCTGCGCCCGCCCCCATGGCGGACGCCAGCCTCAACGCCGAGTCCGGCGAAGTCCGCCGCCTGCTCGATGGCCATGAGCGCATCATGGGCAAGGAAGACCACGCCTGGGAAGCCCCCGCCGGAACCCCGCTCACGGTTTCCTGGGACAGCCCGCGCAAGCTCGAATGCCTGCGCCTGGTCTTCGACAGCGACCTGAACGACTCCAAGCGCCTGCCCGAACGCTACCGCCTTCAGGAGCGCCATTGCTCCATGCCCAAGCAGCTCGTGCGCGACTACCGAATCGAGGTCCAGACGCCTTCCGGCCAGTGGGAAACGGTCCACCACGAGACCGAGAACCGCCGCCGCCTGGCCGTGCTTCCGCTCCAGCGCGAGATTCGCGGGCTGCGCTTCACCGGAGAAGCCGCCTGGGGAGACTCCCCGATCCGCGTCTTCAGCCTCGAAGCCCATGACACACCGCTTCCCCTCAGCCGCGAACCCGCCCCCGGCGCGAGCTGGGTTGAGGTCATCGCCGGGATCGACCCGGAAGACCTCAAGGAGCCTGATCACGGACTGGAGAAGGATCATCCGCATCCTTCACGCGTCGGAGCGTAA
- a CDS encoding sodium:solute symporter family transporter, whose protein sequence is MTIEYVTLGLYFLMLIGLGVALSRLNKNVSDFVRGGAQATWWLAGASMLMAGISAFTFTGNASAAFEAGPSMMTIYIANCVAYAISALFLGAWLRQTRAYTVVDVIRARFGLSAEQFSGYTMLMLNPIAAAIQLWALAVFASSVFGFALGETIVGIGIIVIIYSTIGGRWAIMATDFAQSLILLAVTILVAVLALAKIGGVSEFLSYFSDPRFAQDFRFVKEAGQFPGDRFTLKWIIVIFFMQLYVQINMNNASRFLSLKDGREASRASWFAFVLMALGSIIWFIPPMVARFLYEGEVLALNVSNPSEASYAFIAMKLLPNGMMGVMIAAMFAATISSMDTGVNNQVGIVVRNIIPRLLSAFGRKPLTDKGELFLCKVVTVILGLMIINFSLIMAGQGAVALFDAYLVIASVIGIPLGFPMLTGLYIRRMPKSSYFTIFAFCLLPSLYSFYDAWAHGTEWTIQDRALWCFVFGLFGTLVSMAQWKRTRPEARASIDRFFEVMLTPVDYLKEIGASMDFRQLVIMGNTACITGAVLCLLLLVPNPWTARVGILFVAGFILCTGLLLRYGAKVEKRKQQALAKENKA, encoded by the coding sequence ATGACGATAGAGTACGTAACGCTTGGACTTTATTTCCTGATGCTTATTGGGCTGGGGGTGGCGCTTTCACGTCTGAACAAGAACGTGAGCGATTTCGTTCGCGGCGGGGCGCAGGCGACGTGGTGGCTGGCGGGGGCGAGCATGTTGATGGCGGGGATCAGCGCCTTCACGTTCACAGGCAACGCCTCGGCCGCGTTCGAGGCGGGGCCTTCGATGATGACGATCTACATCGCCAACTGCGTGGCCTACGCGATCAGTGCACTGTTTCTGGGGGCGTGGCTGCGGCAGACACGAGCCTACACGGTGGTGGACGTGATCCGGGCGCGTTTCGGGCTGAGCGCCGAACAGTTCTCGGGCTACACCATGCTGATGCTTAACCCGATTGCGGCCGCGATCCAGTTGTGGGCGCTGGCGGTGTTTGCCAGCTCGGTCTTTGGGTTTGCGCTGGGCGAGACCATCGTGGGCATCGGGATCATTGTCATCATCTACTCGACCATCGGGGGGCGCTGGGCGATTATGGCGACGGACTTCGCCCAGAGTCTGATCCTGCTGGCCGTGACGATCCTGGTCGCCGTGCTCGCACTGGCCAAAATCGGCGGCGTGAGCGAGTTTCTGTCGTACTTTTCCGATCCGCGTTTCGCGCAGGACTTCCGGTTCGTGAAGGAGGCCGGGCAGTTCCCCGGTGACCGCTTCACGCTCAAGTGGATCATCGTCATTTTCTTCATGCAGTTGTACGTGCAGATCAACATGAACAATGCCAGCCGCTTCCTTTCGCTCAAGGACGGGCGGGAGGCCAGCCGGGCCTCGTGGTTCGCGTTCGTGTTGATGGCGCTGGGCTCGATCATCTGGTTTATCCCGCCGATGGTGGCGCGTTTCCTGTACGAGGGCGAGGTGCTGGCACTCAATGTGAGCAACCCCTCGGAGGCCTCCTACGCCTTCATCGCGATGAAACTCCTGCCCAACGGCATGATGGGTGTGATGATTGCGGCCATGTTCGCGGCGACAATCAGCAGCATGGACACCGGGGTGAACAACCAGGTCGGCATCGTGGTGCGTAACATCATCCCGCGGCTGCTCTCGGCCTTCGGGCGCAAGCCGCTCACCGACAAGGGCGAGCTGTTTCTGTGCAAAGTGGTGACGGTCATCCTCGGGCTCATGATTATCAACTTCAGCCTCATCATGGCCGGGCAGGGAGCCGTCGCGCTGTTCGACGCCTACCTGGTTATTGCCTCGGTCATTGGCATCCCACTGGGCTTTCCCATGCTGACCGGGCTCTACATACGCCGCATGCCCAAGTCCTCGTACTTCACGATCTTCGCCTTCTGCCTGTTGCCCTCGCTGTACTCCTTTTACGACGCCTGGGCCCACGGGACCGAGTGGACCATTCAGGACCGCGCACTGTGGTGCTTCGTCTTCGGGCTCTTCGGCACGCTCGTGAGCATGGCCCAGTGGAAACGCACCCGCCCCGAGGCCCGCGCCAGCATCGACCGCTTTTTCGAGGTCATGCTCACCCCCGTGGACTACCTCAAGGAAATCGGAGCCTCGATGGACTTCCGCCAACTCGTCATCATGGGCAACACCGCCTGTATCACTGGCGCCGTCCTGTGCCTGCTCCTGCTCGTGCCCAACCCTTGGACCGCGCGAGTGGGCATCCTCTTCGTTGCCGGGTTCATCCTTTGCACCGGACTGCTCCTGCGCTATGGCGCGAAAGTCGAAAAAAGAAAACAGCAAGCCCTCGCCAAAGAGAACAAGGCGTAG
- a CDS encoding helix-turn-helix domain-containing protein: MTTQTLSGEQPCFRLSQWVTLRLQLLWAYEKSMGDVSTSGEGDSYGFQSALLVKKGWGKAGVDRASALRAGPGQWLILGQGRRWQSFSADCVLLSIGFRFQYPTGEAVFEEGFPVLADGAEFPQLEREALRAMRLVKKHVGLGFYQGERQVSMRDYLLTQNALRLFLIELAGVFAARGIGVPDMNDLSPHVLRALEVIQNMPPAQPMKSAEVARLAGLSQTHLDRLLVVETGHTIHQQIELRRMQLAQDALQDRAASLKSIAYGLGFCSPSHFHSWFRRRQGVTPQQFRQRSSW; encoded by the coding sequence ATGACTACTCAGACCTTGAGCGGCGAACAGCCCTGTTTTCGGCTGAGCCAATGGGTGACCCTGCGTCTGCAACTGCTGTGGGCCTACGAGAAATCTATGGGCGATGTATCCACGTCGGGCGAAGGTGATTCGTACGGTTTTCAGAGCGCGCTGTTGGTGAAAAAAGGCTGGGGGAAAGCTGGAGTGGATCGAGCCAGTGCCTTGCGGGCCGGGCCGGGGCAATGGCTGATCCTGGGGCAGGGGAGACGCTGGCAGAGCTTCAGCGCCGACTGCGTGCTGTTGTCAATCGGCTTCCGCTTTCAGTACCCGACAGGGGAGGCGGTCTTTGAGGAAGGCTTTCCGGTTCTGGCGGACGGGGCGGAGTTCCCGCAATTAGAGCGCGAGGCGCTCCGGGCCATGCGCTTGGTAAAGAAGCACGTCGGACTCGGTTTTTATCAGGGGGAGCGCCAGGTCAGTATGCGCGACTACCTGCTGACGCAGAACGCGCTGCGGCTTTTCCTGATTGAGCTGGCGGGGGTGTTTGCCGCGCGCGGGATCGGCGTGCCCGACATGAACGACCTCAGTCCGCATGTGCTGCGGGCGCTGGAGGTTATCCAAAACATGCCTCCGGCCCAGCCGATGAAAAGCGCAGAAGTCGCCCGCCTGGCCGGGCTCAGTCAGACGCACCTGGACCGGCTGCTGGTGGTCGAAACCGGCCACACCATTCACCAGCAGATCGAACTGCGGCGCATGCAGCTCGCGCAGGACGCCTTGCAGGACCGGGCCGCCTCGCTCAAGTCCATTGCTTACGGGCTGGGGTTCTGCTCACCCTCGCATTTTCACAGTTGGTTCCGTCGCCGCCAGGGGGTGACGCCGCAGCAGTTCCGGCAGCGAAGCTCCTGGTGA
- a CDS encoding OB-fold-containig protein produces the protein MFAHFTAPENLPFAVALGLFFLIGILQTVSLLTGISLFGWLDNLLPDFEADLPGDLGLDGVEGGLDGALEADLDTGADADVADSPGDGSWIADAFAWMNFGKVPFIISFLLFLFLFSCIGYNAQLLLTEAGIGPWPSLLMAPLALVVAVFPLKWGNALMGRVLPRDETNAVSKNSYIGRVATITIGEATHERTAEAKLRGPLGRTHYVMVRADREGARFGQGEHVLLVAEEEGHFTCIAVNNPNLDDD, from the coding sequence ATGTTCGCTCACTTCACCGCCCCGGAAAACCTTCCCTTCGCCGTTGCGCTCGGGCTGTTTTTCCTCATCGGCATTCTGCAGACAGTCAGCCTGCTGACAGGCATCAGCCTCTTTGGCTGGCTTGACAATCTGCTGCCGGACTTCGAGGCGGATCTGCCCGGTGATCTCGGGCTGGATGGTGTTGAGGGCGGACTCGACGGGGCATTGGAGGCGGATCTCGACACAGGAGCGGACGCGGACGTGGCGGACTCCCCGGGCGATGGCTCGTGGATCGCCGATGCCTTCGCCTGGATGAACTTCGGCAAGGTGCCCTTCATTATCAGCTTCCTGCTCTTCCTGTTTCTGTTCTCCTGCATCGGCTACAATGCCCAACTGCTGTTAACCGAGGCGGGCATTGGCCCGTGGCCTTCGCTGCTCATGGCTCCGCTGGCGCTGGTCGTGGCGGTCTTCCCGCTCAAGTGGGGGAACGCGCTGATGGGACGCGTGCTGCCGCGCGACGAGACCAATGCTGTATCCAAAAACAGCTACATCGGACGCGTTGCCACCATCACCATCGGCGAGGCGACGCATGAGCGTACCGCTGAGGCCAAGCTCCGGGGGCCGCTCGGGCGCACGCACTACGTCATGGTGCGGGCCGACCGCGAGGGGGCGCGCTTCGGACAGGGCGAGCATGTGCTCCTCGTGGCCGAAGAGGAAGGGCATTTTACCTGCATCGCGGTCAACAATCCGAACCTTGACGATGATTGA